A window of the Streptomyces albireticuli genome harbors these coding sequences:
- a CDS encoding transposase, with product MKVVSKPRELPDERSHSTPDHKEQGKRGSKLHVLSEAQGIPLAVAVSGANVHDSQAFKPLLLGLPAIRSRCGPRRRRTVKVRADKAYFSAEHLARLRSRGLIPRIARPASGTDVRTARVPADRPRRTQLAGERGVMPALVREIWGCFCLAVSR from the coding sequence ATGAAGGTCGTGTCCAAGCCCCGCGAACTCCCGGATGAGCGATCTCATTCGACGCCAGACCATAAAGAACAAGGTAAGAGGGGCAGCAAGCTGCATGTGCTATCCGAAGCACAGGGCATCCCGCTGGCCGTCGCGGTGTCCGGCGCGAATGTGCACGACAGCCAGGCGTTCAAGCCGCTGCTCCTGGGTCTTCCCGCCATACGCTCCCGGTGCGGGCCACGACGACGGCGAACGGTCAAGGTCCGCGCCGACAAGGCGTACTTCTCCGCCGAACACCTCGCCCGGCTCCGCTCACGAGGACTCATCCCGCGCATCGCGCGCCCGGCATCGGGCACAGACGTCCGCACTGCCCGGGTACCCGCTGATCGGCCACGGCGCACGCAGCTGGCCGGCGAGCGGGGCGTGATGCCTGCCTTGGTGAGGGAGATCTGGGGGTGCTTTTGCTTGGCCGTCAGCCGGTAG